A section of the Tumebacillus amylolyticus genome encodes:
- a CDS encoding spore germination protein, with translation MKTKWLQGLIKSLSLGQGLNDQGGDLETPDVPLTDDPKENARRIMDTVLHAMDVANVQLTDDRHSPQVMYLKTMTNYKMLQQDIIRPMKALALHGKSWDRINDYVVVGQRRAVDKLSDAVHYLLDGWTLVGLPGVSGFLCFKTDHEQSRPVEKAENQSIVIGPQEAFSESLEINISLIRKRLKTPDLEFVTMKIGDLTQTKVVVMGIRGIVNEKYMDMIIQRIREVEIDGLLGAGELVQLIDDQPLSPFPQFNLGERPDNVVAALIEGKVAVIAGGSPYAFTGPSSFIEFFQSPEDYYNRWLSTSLVRMLRVFGVFVSITLSGIYVATLQYHYEIIPANMLKTIALSRAKVPFPPLYEALFLELTLEVLREAGARLPTKVGQTMGIVGGIVIGQAAVSAGFTSNVMIIVVSLSALASFVTPSYVMGNAVRVVRFPIIFLSGMYGFMGLMVGLVTILLHMLNLSSLHAPYMTPLAPLRLGDLKDTIIRVPTQLLSFRPLLSRARRNRKNNSPTLKRK, from the coding sequence ATGAAAACCAAATGGTTGCAAGGTTTGATCAAGTCACTAAGCCTTGGGCAAGGACTGAACGATCAGGGCGGGGATCTTGAAACGCCCGACGTGCCGTTGACGGACGACCCCAAGGAAAACGCACGTCGGATCATGGACACGGTGTTGCACGCCATGGATGTGGCGAACGTCCAATTGACCGATGACCGCCATTCGCCGCAAGTGATGTATCTGAAGACGATGACCAATTACAAGATGTTGCAACAAGACATCATCCGCCCGATGAAAGCTCTCGCCCTGCACGGCAAGTCGTGGGATCGCATCAACGACTATGTCGTGGTCGGACAACGCAGAGCCGTGGACAAGTTATCGGACGCCGTTCACTACTTGCTCGACGGATGGACGTTGGTGGGGCTCCCGGGAGTCAGCGGCTTTCTCTGCTTCAAGACCGATCACGAGCAATCCCGTCCTGTGGAAAAAGCGGAGAACCAGTCGATCGTCATCGGACCCCAAGAAGCGTTCAGCGAATCGCTGGAAATCAACATCTCCTTGATTCGCAAGCGGTTGAAGACGCCCGACTTGGAGTTTGTCACGATGAAAATCGGGGACCTGACCCAGACCAAAGTGGTGGTGATGGGGATTCGGGGCATCGTCAACGAGAAGTACATGGACATGATCATCCAACGCATTCGTGAAGTCGAGATCGACGGACTGCTCGGGGCGGGGGAATTGGTGCAACTCATCGATGACCAGCCCTTGTCTCCGTTCCCACAATTCAACTTGGGCGAACGTCCTGATAACGTGGTGGCTGCGTTGATTGAGGGCAAAGTCGCCGTGATCGCCGGCGGCTCCCCGTATGCGTTCACGGGGCCGAGTTCTTTCATTGAGTTTTTTCAATCTCCCGAGGACTACTACAACCGCTGGTTGTCGACGTCTCTCGTGCGCATGTTGCGCGTCTTCGGCGTCTTCGTCTCGATTACGCTGTCGGGCATCTATGTGGCGACCCTTCAGTACCACTATGAAATCATCCCCGCCAACATGTTGAAGACGATTGCGCTCTCCCGGGCCAAAGTTCCGTTTCCGCCGTTGTACGAAGCGTTGTTTCTCGAACTGACGCTGGAAGTTCTGCGCGAAGCCGGCGCCCGCTTGCCGACCAAAGTCGGTCAAACGATGGGGATCGTAGGCGGTATCGTCATCGGGCAAGCGGCGGTGTCGGCGGGCTTCACCTCAAATGTCATGATCATCGTCGTCTCGCTGTCGGCGTTGGCTTCGTTTGTGACCCCAAGTTATGTGATGGGCAACGCCGTGCGCGTAGTGCGCTTTCCGATCATCTTTTTGTCGGGCATGTATGGCTTCATGGGCTTGATGGTCGGGTTGGTGACGATTCTCCTGCACATGTTGAATTTGTCGTCCCTGCATGCACCCTATATGACACCTCTGGCTCCGCTTCGTCTCGGGGACCTCAAAGACACGATCATCCGAGTGCCGACGCAATTGCTTTCGTTTCGACCGTTGCTCAGTCGCGCACGGCGCAACCGCAAGAACAACTCGCCAACCTTGAAACGAAAGTGA
- a CDS encoding hemolysin family protein translates to MEDPLGSVSFLDIALIFFLVFLNGFFVAAEFAMVKVRSTRIEQLVLEGNKRAKYAQGVTEKLDAYLSATQLGITLASLGLGWVGESTLATLVTTWAHDLHLTLSAATVHTIAAVVSFAVITFMHIVLGELAPKSLAIHRTEGTVLWTSGPLTFFYKVMYPFIWLLNGTANGFLRIIGIRPATEAELAHNEEEIRMIVTQSHESGVLDETERILFDNIFDFSNRVAREIMVPRTDMTCLYVDRSFDENMRKAETEKHTRFPLAKEDKDNIVGVVHIKDLYAVALNGNTTLSLEVIARKPVTVPESLPIKDVLRILQKNRSELAIVIDEYGGTAGIVTTEDILEELVGEIQDEFDEERPFFELHGEDLSIDARMLIDEVNEYFSLRIESEDVDTIGGWVYAQFTTPHVGAKVNVDNYQFVISEMDSLRVTRLTVKRLKSVDEEEVQHHA, encoded by the coding sequence TTGGAGGACCCGTTAGGTTCTGTTTCCTTTTTGGATATTGCCCTGATTTTTTTCCTGGTGTTCCTGAACGGCTTTTTCGTCGCGGCGGAGTTCGCGATGGTCAAAGTGCGTTCCACTCGGATTGAACAGTTGGTTTTGGAAGGGAACAAGCGGGCGAAATATGCCCAAGGTGTCACCGAGAAACTGGACGCGTATCTGTCGGCGACCCAGCTTGGTATCACGCTTGCCTCGCTTGGCCTTGGTTGGGTTGGGGAAAGCACCCTGGCAACACTGGTGACGACGTGGGCTCACGACCTGCATCTGACGTTATCGGCCGCAACCGTTCACACGATTGCTGCTGTCGTCTCCTTTGCCGTCATCACTTTCATGCACATCGTTCTCGGGGAACTGGCGCCGAAATCACTGGCGATTCATCGTACCGAAGGCACTGTGCTCTGGACATCCGGTCCGTTGACTTTCTTCTACAAAGTCATGTATCCCTTCATCTGGCTGTTGAACGGAACGGCCAACGGCTTTCTGCGCATCATCGGCATCCGTCCGGCTACCGAAGCGGAGCTGGCGCACAACGAAGAAGAGATTCGCATGATCGTCACACAATCGCATGAAAGCGGTGTGCTTGACGAGACGGAACGCATTTTGTTCGACAACATCTTTGACTTTTCCAACCGCGTGGCACGTGAGATCATGGTGCCGCGTACCGATATGACCTGCCTGTATGTGGATCGTTCGTTTGACGAGAACATGCGCAAGGCGGAGACGGAGAAGCACACCCGCTTCCCGCTCGCCAAGGAGGACAAAGACAACATCGTCGGTGTTGTCCACATCAAAGACCTCTACGCCGTGGCGCTCAACGGCAACACGACTCTCTCTCTGGAAGTGATCGCCCGCAAGCCGGTCACCGTTCCGGAATCGTTGCCGATCAAAGACGTGCTCCGCATCTTGCAGAAGAACCGCTCCGAATTGGCCATCGTCATCGACGAATACGGCGGCACCGCCGGGATTGTCACGACGGAGGACATTTTGGAAGAACTCGTCGGCGAAATTCAGGACGAGTTCGACGAGGAACGTCCGTTCTTCGAATTGCATGGCGAGGACCTCTCCATCGACGCACGTATGCTGATCGACGAGGTCAACGAGTACTTCTCGCTGCGCATCGAATCGGAGGATGTCGACACGATCGGCGGCTGGGTGTACGCGCAATTCACAACCCCGCACGTCGGTGCGAAAGTCAACGTCGACAACTACCAATTCGTCATCTCGGAGATGGATTCGCTTCGTGTCACCCGCTTGACGGTCAAACGTCTCAAGTCGGTCGATGAGGAAGAAGTCCAACATCACGCGTAA
- a CDS encoding inorganic diphosphatase has protein sequence MADLIVDVLVEIPTGSQNKYEFDKEKGRYILDRVLYSPMHYPTEYGYLENTLAEDGDPVDVLVLATFPTFPGCMIESRIIGVLMMTDDKGKDEKLLAVPTNDPRFKEVHSLDDVAPHTLKEISHFFQVYKDLENKSVQIDGWEGVETAARLIDEARVRVQG, from the coding sequence ATGGCAGATTTGATCGTAGACGTTCTGGTCGAAATTCCGACCGGTTCGCAAAACAAGTATGAGTTCGACAAGGAGAAGGGCCGTTACATCCTCGACCGCGTCCTCTACTCCCCGATGCACTACCCGACCGAGTATGGGTACCTTGAAAACACCCTCGCAGAAGACGGCGATCCGGTTGACGTGCTCGTTCTCGCAACCTTCCCGACCTTCCCGGGTTGCATGATCGAATCCCGCATCATCGGCGTTCTGATGATGACCGACGACAAAGGCAAAGACGAGAAGCTTCTCGCGGTTCCGACCAACGACCCGCGCTTCAAGGAAGTACATAGCCTCGACGATGTAGCTCCGCATACCTTGAAGGAAATCTCGCACTTCTTCCAAGTCTACAAAGACCTGGAGAACAAATCCGTGCAAATCGACGGCTGGGAAGGCGTGGAAACCGCTGCTCGCCTGATCGACGAAGCTCGCGTTCGCGTTCAAGGCTAA
- a CDS encoding ABC transporter substrate-binding protein, whose product MTQRIVSICPSNTELLHALGLMDRVVGVDDYSDWPTEWVRDLPKLGPDLNIDMEKLQALKPDLIIASLSVPGMEKNIERLEALHLNYLVLDPKSFEDIYRDVETLGKACGVEDRAAEVIAELRGRVTRVVEAVQARNSTTELKLYWEWWPRPLISPGSLNWLTELSRLVGAQNLFADKPGDSYTAEHEEVISRAPDFVFAVWCGVHADKVKPSMITERPGWDTVPAVVQDRVYVLEEGLYCRPSQRLFDGLEDLARLLYPDIQLQRTHP is encoded by the coding sequence GTGACACAACGAATTGTCTCGATCTGCCCGAGCAACACGGAATTGTTGCATGCTCTGGGGTTGATGGACCGCGTGGTCGGCGTCGATGATTACTCCGACTGGCCGACCGAATGGGTCCGCGATTTGCCGAAGCTGGGGCCGGACTTGAACATTGATATGGAGAAACTCCAAGCCCTGAAACCGGACCTCATCATCGCCTCGCTGTCGGTGCCCGGGATGGAGAAGAACATCGAGCGATTGGAAGCACTTCATCTGAACTACCTCGTCCTCGACCCGAAGTCGTTCGAAGACATCTACCGCGATGTCGAAACGCTCGGCAAGGCCTGCGGGGTGGAAGATCGCGCCGCAGAGGTCATCGCAGAACTGCGAGGTCGTGTGACACGAGTGGTCGAAGCTGTACAAGCGAGAAATTCCACCACGGAATTGAAATTGTACTGGGAGTGGTGGCCGCGTCCGCTCATCTCTCCGGGGTCGCTGAACTGGCTGACGGAACTCTCCCGACTGGTCGGTGCCCAGAATTTGTTTGCAGACAAGCCGGGCGACTCGTACACGGCCGAGCATGAGGAAGTCATCTCCCGTGCTCCCGACTTTGTATTCGCCGTCTGGTGCGGCGTACACGCCGACAAAGTAAAGCCCTCGATGATCACCGAACGCCCCGGCTGGGACACCGTCCCCGCCGTTGTCCAAGACCGTGTATACGTGTTGGAGGAAGGTCTCTACTGCCGCCCCTCCCAACGCCTCTTCGACGGCCTCGAAGACCTCGCCCGCCTGCTCTACCCCGACATTCAACTTCAACGCACACACCCCTAA
- a CDS encoding NUDIX domain-containing protein, with translation MATERGDVWLAVAGMVIQDGKVLAVKKSYSATKGLWTLPGGFVNADETVDMAAAREVLEETGVQSVAESIVAVRSGILRKGKSDTLLVFKLRPTGGEELRCERELEEMAWKTPQELLDDETTTEFLAALMREAVHNPGLLHQREFTFTRDYGYSTFQVFM, from the coding sequence ATGGCAACTGAACGTGGCGACGTCTGGCTCGCCGTCGCCGGCATGGTGATCCAAGACGGCAAAGTGCTCGCCGTCAAAAAGTCGTACAGCGCCACCAAGGGTCTCTGGACCCTCCCCGGCGGTTTCGTCAACGCCGACGAAACGGTCGACATGGCAGCGGCGCGCGAAGTGCTCGAAGAAACCGGCGTGCAATCGGTCGCCGAATCGATCGTCGCCGTCCGCTCCGGCATCTTGCGCAAGGGCAAGTCCGACACCCTGCTCGTCTTCAAACTCCGCCCCACCGGCGGCGAGGAACTGCGCTGTGAACGCGAACTCGAAGAAATGGCGTGGAAGACCCCGCAAGAACTGCTCGACGACGAAACAACCACCGAATTCCTCGCCGCCCTCATGCGCGAAGCGGTCCACAACCCCGGACTTCTGCACCAGCGCGAGTTCACCTTCACACGGGATTACGGCTACTCGACGTTCCAAGTCTTCATGTAA
- a CDS encoding long-chain-fatty-acid--CoA ligase, whose translation MNLSLTLRQSAAQYPDVTAIHFQGTEMSYAQLDAAVDAFAAGLAHLGLQQGSRVAILLGNCPQFVIAYYAIARMGGVSVPVNPLYKPGELQFILADAGVEAVVAVAPMAPMFQMMRPTLPTLKHVILVGGAGEGAVEFSQVAVDPSQLPPVVVNADDLAVVLYTSGTTGKPKGAMLTHRNLVSNAYQSGTFLGISQSDRIVTVLPMFHVFCMTVSLNAPISRGATLIVFPKFSPTEMAKTVIDMQATVFAGVPTMFNFLVQHPEVHAEDLKSLRIAISGGSAMPVAVMQAFEKKFNVQVNEGYGLSEASPVVCFNPIDGERKPGTIGLPIIDVEVRLAGEDGVTRGVGEVGELICRGPNVMLGYLNRPEETAVTLRDGWLYTGDLATVDEDGYYTIVDRKKDMIINGGFNVYPREVEELLFTHANVAEAAVVGIPDEEYGERVRAIVSLKQPGLTTPDELIAFCKEHLAPYKVPHEVVLLDELPKNTTGKILRRELKNLDVTVG comes from the coding sequence ATGAATCTCAGTTTGACATTGCGTCAATCGGCCGCCCAATACCCGGATGTGACGGCGATTCACTTTCAAGGCACCGAGATGTCGTACGCGCAATTGGACGCCGCTGTCGACGCGTTTGCCGCAGGGCTTGCTCATCTCGGTTTGCAACAGGGTTCGAGAGTCGCGATCTTGCTGGGCAATTGCCCGCAGTTCGTGATTGCGTATTATGCGATTGCCCGCATGGGCGGCGTCTCCGTCCCGGTCAACCCGCTGTACAAGCCGGGTGAGTTGCAATTCATCCTCGCAGATGCAGGTGTGGAAGCGGTCGTCGCCGTCGCTCCGATGGCTCCGATGTTCCAGATGATGCGTCCGACGCTCCCGACTTTGAAGCACGTGATCCTCGTCGGGGGAGCGGGCGAAGGAGCTGTCGAATTCTCGCAAGTGGCGGTCGATCCGTCTCAACTGCCTCCTGTCGTTGTCAACGCAGACGACTTGGCGGTGGTGTTGTATACCTCCGGCACGACCGGCAAGCCCAAGGGTGCGATGCTGACCCATCGCAACTTGGTTTCCAACGCGTATCAATCGGGGACGTTCCTCGGGATTTCGCAGTCGGACCGCATCGTGACCGTATTGCCGATGTTCCATGTCTTCTGCATGACCGTCTCTCTGAACGCGCCGATCTCGCGGGGGGCGACCCTGATCGTGTTCCCGAAGTTCTCGCCGACCGAGATGGCGAAGACGGTGATCGACATGCAAGCGACGGTGTTTGCCGGCGTGCCGACGATGTTCAATTTCCTCGTGCAGCACCCGGAAGTGCATGCAGAAGATTTGAAATCGTTGCGCATCGCGATCTCCGGCGGTTCGGCGATGCCGGTTGCGGTGATGCAAGCGTTTGAGAAAAAATTCAACGTGCAAGTCAATGAAGGATACGGCCTGTCCGAAGCGTCTCCGGTCGTCTGCTTCAACCCGATTGACGGTGAGCGCAAACCGGGTACGATCGGATTGCCGATCATCGACGTGGAAGTGCGTCTCGCAGGAGAGGACGGCGTGACGCGCGGTGTAGGAGAAGTCGGAGAGTTGATCTGTCGCGGCCCGAACGTGATGCTCGGCTATTTGAACCGTCCGGAAGAAACGGCGGTGACGCTGCGTGACGGCTGGCTCTACACGGGCGACCTCGCGACGGTCGACGAGGACGGCTATTACACGATCGTGGACCGCAAAAAGGACATGATCATCAACGGCGGTTTCAACGTCTACCCGCGTGAAGTCGAGGAATTGTTGTTCACCCACGCAAACGTCGCCGAAGCGGCGGTGGTCGGCATCCCGGATGAAGAGTACGGGGAGCGAGTCCGCGCCATCGTTTCGCTCAAGCAGCCCGGCCTCACGACGCCCGACGAGCTGATTGCGTTCTGCAAGGAACACTTGGCTCCGTACAAAGTCCCACATGAAGTCGTCCTGCTCGACGAACTGCCGAAAAACACCACGGGCAAGATCTTGCGCCGTGAACTCAAGAACCTCGATGTGACCGTGGGCTGA